ATGGATCACCCATTCAATGGAAGCCCCTTTTTCAGCTTCCGGCAAAGAAAACGATCAGGGAGTTCGCATGAGTTTCTCCGAAGAGCAGGTCGCGTTCCGAGACAACGTCCGGAAGATGGCCGTCAAGCATGTGGCGCCGATTGCAGCGGAGATCGACGAGACCGATCGCTTTCCGCTCGAACTCGTGAAGCTGTTCGGCGAGATGGGCCTGATGCAGCTTTGGGTCCCCGAGCAGTACGGCGGCCCCAACGGTAATCTGACGATGGCTTGCATCGCGCGCGAGGAACTCTCCAGGTTTTCACCGGCCTGCGCGTCCATCGCGTGCCTCAACACGATGTTCATCATGCCCCTCCTCCATTTCGGCTCCGAGGAGCAGCGGAAGAAATACCTGCCGATCATTGCGAAGGGCGGCGTCGTGACCGCGATCGCGATTTCGGAGCCGCAGGCGGGCTCCGACGTCACCGCCATCAACACGCGGGCGAGGAAGGATGGCGACTGCTATGTCCTCAACGGCCGCAAGCAATGGTGCAGCTATGGCGTCGTTGCCGATTTCATCGTTGTGATGGCGCGTACAAGCGATAGTCCGGGTGCCGACGGCATCAGCGCCTTCATCGTCGAGCCCAAGAAAATGCCGGGGATCACCTTCGGGCGCCATGAGCGCAAGATGGGTTTTCGTGGTGCGCCGAATACGCCGATCTTCTTCGACAATGTCCGCGTGCCGGTCGAGAACCTCGTCGGAGAGGAAGGCAAAGGCTTCCGTGCTTCGATGCGTGCACTCGACCTCAACCGTCCGACCATCGGCGCCCAGTCGGTCGGCTTGGCTCAGGGCGCGCTCGATGCCTGCGTCGCGTATGCAAAGGAACGCAAGCAATTCAAGAAGTCGATCTCCGAATTCCAGGGCGTGCAATTCATGCTGGCCGATATGGCCATGCAGATCGAGGCAGCACGCGCGCTGGTCTACGAGTGCGCTCGAGCTGGCGATGCCGGCGACTGGAAGCGCCTGAACGTCCTCGCCAGCATGGCGAAATGCGTCGGCAGTGACATGGCCATGAAGGTGACGACCGACGCGGTCCAGATCTTCGGCGGCTATGGCTACACGATGGACTATCCGGTCGAGCGCATGATGC
The DNA window shown above is from Bradyrhizobium sp. ISRA464 and carries:
- a CDS encoding acyl-CoA dehydrogenase family protein; translated protein: MSFSEEQVAFRDNVRKMAVKHVAPIAAEIDETDRFPLELVKLFGEMGLMQLWVPEQYGGPNGNLTMACIAREELSRFSPACASIACLNTMFIMPLLHFGSEEQRKKYLPIIAKGGVVTAIAISEPQAGSDVTAINTRARKDGDCYVLNGRKQWCSYGVVADFIVVMARTSDSPGADGISAFIVEPKKMPGITFGRHERKMGFRGAPNTPIFFDNVRVPVENLVGEEGKGFRASMRALDLNRPTIGAQSVGLAQGALDACVAYAKERKQFKKSISEFQGVQFMLADMAMQIEAARALVYECARAGDAGDWKRLNVLASMAKCVGSDMAMKVTTDAVQIFGGYGYTMDYPVERMMRDAKLTQIFEGTNQIQRMVIARELLR